The sequence TAGTCGGCGCGGCGATTGTGACGCTTGTTCTTTTTCAGCCCAATATGAGCGCTTTGGTAATTTTTTTCCTCATCGCGGGCATTATCTATTTTTTGGCCGAAGTAAAAATATCATATCTTGTGGCTTTGGCTGGGCTAGGTTTGGCGACGCTCGCGGCTTTTATTAAACTAACTGGCTATAACGCGAATCGGCTTATCGTTTACTTGCATCCAGAAATAGACCCACAGGGAATTGGTTATCAGATTGATCAAGCGCTTTTAGCGATTGGTTCGGGTGGATTGTTTGGATTGGGTCTTGGCCAAAGCATTCAAAAATGGAAATATTTACCAGAAGTAGTTGGCGACTCGGTTTTCGCCATCGCGGCCGAAGAATTGGGGCTGATTGGAGCGGGGGTTCTGGTTCTTCTTTTTGTTTGTCTGGCCTGGCGAGGGCTTAAGGCGGCCAAAAAATCGCCTGACAAATTTGGATATTTGCTGGCGGGCGGCATTGTTGGATGGATCTCCCTTCAGGCGTTTATTAACATGGCTTCAATTTCCGGGTTAATCCCTTTAATGGGCGTCCCCTTGCCCTTTGTTAGTTACGGCGGTTCGGCAATGATTGTTTCCTTGGCGAGCATGGGGATTTTAGTTAATATTTCAAAATATAAAAAAAATTAAACAAAGATAAAACTATGCGTATTTTA is a genomic window of Patescibacteria group bacterium containing:
- the ftsW gene encoding putative lipid II flippase FtsW; translation: MKNRQPDYILILIIFVIVFFGLVVLFNASMVLSRDVSGQGYHFLNHQLLYGVIPGLIFFLIFQWLDYKRWQKAAFPLMIFGLILLCLVLIPGLGYSHGGAKRWVGFGGFSFQPFEFVKLFFIIYLSTLLSKKGKSKQVIRESFIPFLVVGAAIVTLVLFQPNMSALVIFFLIAGIIYFLAEVKISYLVALAGLGLATLAAFIKLTGYNANRLIVYLHPEIDPQGIGYQIDQALLAIGSGGLFGLGLGQSIQKWKYLPEVVGDSVFAIAAEELGLIGAGVLVLLFVCLAWRGLKAAKKSPDKFGYLLAGGIVGWISLQAFINMASISGLIPLMGVPLPFVSYGGSAMIVSLASMGILVNISKYKKN